The Bacteroidota bacterium genomic interval CGAGTCGATCGTCAGCCTCCGTGCAACAAACAGAAAGAAGAGAAAACGGGAGCGTGAGGAAGAGCAGGCAAGGCTGCTGGAAGAAGCACGAGATGAAGAAGGCAAACTTCGTGTCACTGAATATGTTACGGTCGGCGAATTAGCGAGCTTAATGAATGTTCCTGTCGCCGATGTCATCGCAAAGTGTATCGGTCTTGGACTGATGGTATCCATCAATCAGCGGCTGGATAAAGATAACATTACTCTCGTCGCCGATGAATTCGGATTGCAGGTCGAATTTCATGAGGAGTTTACGGTCGACCTCCTCGAGGATAAGCCGGATGCTCCCGAAACGTTGAAGCCGCGTTCCCCGGTTGTGACCATCATGGGGCACGTCGATCACGGTAAAACATCGCTGCTCGACTATATCCGCCGTACAAACGTCGTGGCTGGCGAGGCTGGCGGCATTACTCAGCACATCGGTGCCTACGAGGTATCCTTGGATTCCGGGAAAAAGATCACATTCCTCGACACGCCGGGCCACGAGGCATTTACGGCCATGCGCGCCCGTGGAGCCCAGCTGACGGATATCGTCGTTCTTGTGGTGGCTGCAGAGGACAGCGTCATGCCTCAAACTCTCGAAGCAATAAGTCACGCACGGGCCGCCAATGTTCCGATCATCATCGCGATCAATAAGATCGACAAGCCCGAAGCCAACCCCGACCGCATTCGACAGCAGCTTGCCGATAAAGGAATTCTGGTTGAAGAATGGGGAGGCAAATATCAATGCGTCGAAGTCTCGGCCAAAAAGGGGCTCAACATCGACGTCTTGTTGGAAAAAATTCTTCTTGAGGCGGAGGTCCTCGACCTGAAGGCGAATCCAAACCGGACCGCCCGGGGAGCGGTCGTTGAGGCGCAGATCGACAAAGGAAAGGGGATTCTCGCGACGATCCTCATTCAAAAAGGGACGCTGCGCGTCGGCGATCCCTTCGTCGGCGGCATCTACAGCGGAAAGGTCAAGGCAATGTTCGATGAGAGGGGAAAAAGAACTGAAGTCGCCGGACCGTCGACGCCGGTCCAGCTTCTCGGCTTTGACGGCATTCCTCAAGCCGGTGATCAGTTCATCGCAATGGATTCCGACCGTGTTGCGCGCGACATCAGCCTCAAGCGCCAGCAATTGAAGCGCGAGCAGGATTTCCGGCAGATCCATTTTGTCACGCTGGATGAAATTTCGGAACAGATCCAGGCAGGACAGCAGGTCCGCGAACTCTCTATCGTCGTGAAAGGCGACGTCGACGGGTCGGTCGAAGCGTTGGCCGATTCGCTGATGAAACTCTCCACCGGCGAAGTGAAGATCCGCGTCATCCAT includes:
- the infB gene encoding translation initiation factor IF-2, producing MTETTEKKVKIFNLAKDLNLASGTIIEFLNKKGYTIKGPMSLVENDMMKDIMSHFKKDKDVADRHQRKIAEIKETKRRTAEKKKETEEEAKETPKKKLEEEVAEMPPQQPAVEKKPEVHATEPISAQPAEVEAPVISAKEETQIVPAEKSLQKAEAEPATGAEAKKKKGEKAYTSPLDQLSARRRGLTIRGKIDLKVTSETPEKERGTGTASETEEQHKRKKKKKKVKDEKTKDVVETEVDDGAKKKKKKKKLRVHEVDDTQVNEAIKRTLAGMDESIVSLRATNRKKRKREREEEQARLLEEARDEEGKLRVTEYVTVGELASLMNVPVADVIAKCIGLGLMVSINQRLDKDNITLVADEFGLQVEFHEEFTVDLLEDKPDAPETLKPRSPVVTIMGHVDHGKTSLLDYIRRTNVVAGEAGGITQHIGAYEVSLDSGKKITFLDTPGHEAFTAMRARGAQLTDIVVLVVAAEDSVMPQTLEAISHARAANVPIIIAINKIDKPEANPDRIRQQLADKGILVEEWGGKYQCVEVSAKKGLNIDVLLEKILLEAEVLDLKANPNRTARGAVVEAQIDKGKGILATILIQKGTLRVGDPFVGGIYSGKVKAMFDERGKRTEVAGPSTPVQLLGFDGIPQAGDQFIAMDSDRVARDISLKRQQLKREQDFRQIHFVTLDEISEQIQAGQQVRELSIVVKGDVDGSVEALADSLMKLSTGEVKIRVIHKGVGAISESDVLLAAASHAVIVGFHVRPNLNARRLAEQEKVDIRLYNIIYDAINEVRNALEGLLAPTISEEVTATVEVRETFKVPKIGTIAGCYVTDGKIVRNNKVRLLRDGVTIFDGGFASLRRFKDDVREVEQGFECGIGLENFNDVKVGDIIEAYKVVETKRKLV